Proteins encoded by one window of Kwoniella shivajii chromosome 8, complete sequence:
- a CDS encoding V-type ATPase, G subunit, translating to MAANSQGIQTLLEAEKEAAKVVQKARQYRVQKLKDARSEAAKEIEAYRAQKDEDFKKFEKDHTSQTSSSQTSIDSSTNTQLSDLDKAVDKNKDDVIKKIVERVLASDPKLHVNLKKIEA from the exons atg GCCGCCAACTCACAAGGTATTCAAACGCTTCTTGAAGCAGAGAAGGAAGCTGCCAAAGTAGTTCAAAAAGCTAGACAAT ACCGAGtacagaagctgaaagacgCAAGATCCGAAGCTGCAAAGGAAATTGAAGCTTACCGTGCTCAAAAGGACGAGGACTTCAAAAAATTTGAGAAAGAC CACACCTCTCAAACCTCATCGTCCCAAACATCCATCGACAGTTCAACCAACACCCAACTTTCCGACCTTGACAAAGCAGTAGACAAGAACAAAGATGATGTGATTAAGAAGATCGTGGAGAGGGTATTGGCATCTGATCCAAAGTTACATGTCAATCTCAAGAAGATCGAGGCTTAA
- a CDS encoding glycine-tRNA ligase gives MVSQSAASTSTPSELSTPINKTAHEFDKPTLDALLARRFFFAPAFEIYGGVAGLYDYGPTGSALQANILDQWRKHYIIEEDMLELDTTIMTLSEVLKTSGHVDKFADWMVKDVQTGEIFRADHLVEAVIEARLKGDKEARGVKHEEPEKEEDEKKKKKKKNVKSVAIKLEDSVVEEYESLLAQIDNYTGPQLGELVRKHNIRNPTTGNELSEPVEFNLMFESNIGPTGQIKGYLRPETAQGHFVNFARLLEFNNGKVPFASAQIGRSFRNEIAPRQGLLRVREFTMAEIEHYVDPLDKRHARFNEVKDVQLTLLPKDVQTEGRTELTQMTVGDAVAKKIVDNETLGYFLGRTQLFLEKIGIDPKRLRCRQHMANEMAHYAADCWDFEIQSSYGWIECVGCADRSAYDLTVHSVRTKQPLRVQQKLDEPKKVEKLDVQFDAKKFGMTFKKDATLIKETLLGLEKDKLQCIKDELANGKSSVKCADGKSYEITPDLVKIDPITVTEHMREFTPNVIEPSFGIGRILYSLLEHSYWAREQDKARGVLSLPSIVAPMKCLIVTISQDPELRAKIHEISRKMRRIGIASRVDDSSASIGKKYARNDELGTPFGCTVDFASIKNDTMTLRERDSTNQLIGKIDDVIEVVDQLVKGTIDWSGASQRLEPYSGVQDVEE, from the exons ATGGTGTCTCAGTCAGCAGCATCAACTTCTACTCCTTCAGAGCTATCAACACCTATAAACAAGACTGCTCATGAATTCGATAAACCAACTTTAGATGCTTTATTAGCTAGaagattcttcttcgctcCTGCTTTTGAGATTTACGGTG GTGTTGCGGGTTTATACGATTATGGACCTACTGGATCTGCACTCCAAGCTAATATCTTGGATCAATGGAGAAAACACTATATaatcgaagaagatatgtTGGAACTTGATACCACTATCATGACTCTTTCTGAGGTACTCAAAACTTCTGGTCATGTTGacaa ATTCGCCGATTGGATGGTCAAGGATGTACAGACCGGTGAAATCTTCCGAGCGGACCATTTAGTCGAAGCAGTCATTGAAGCTAGACTCAAAGGAGATAAAGAAGCCAGAGGCGTAAAGCATGAAGAACcggagaaagaggaagatgagaagaagaaaaagaagaagaagaacgttaAATCCGTTGCTATTAAACTAGAGGACAGCGTCGTAGAGGAATATGAGAGTTTGTTGgctcaa ATTGACAACTACACCGGACCACAACTTGGTGAACTCGTCCGAAAACACAACATTCGAAACCCTACCACCGGCAATGAACTCTCTGAGCCTGTCGAATTCAACTTGATGTTTGAGAGTAACATTGGTCCTACCGGTCAAATCAAGGG CTACCTTCGACCTGAAACTGCACAAGGTCATTTTGTAAACTTTGCACGACTTTTGGAGTTCAACAATGGTAAAGTACCATTCGCCTCTGCTCAGATCGGCCGAAGtttcagaaatgaaattgcTCCTAGACAAGGTCTGCTTCGAGTTCG AGAGTTCACCATGGCTGAAATCGAACACTACGTTGATCCCCTCGATAAACGACATGCTCGATTCAACGAAGTCAAAGACGTTCAATTGACTTTACTACCTAAAGACGTTCAGACTGAAGGTCGAACTGAGCTTACCCAAATGACAGTCGGTGATGCTGTAGCTAAA AAAATAGTAGATAACGAGACTCTTGGTTACTTCCTTGGACGAACGCAACTTTTCCTCGAAAAGATCGGTATCGACCCCAAGAGATTGAGATGCAGGCAACATATGGCAAACGAAATGGCTCATTATGCTGCT GATTGTTGGGATTTCGAAATTCAATCATCATATGGATGGATAGAATGTGTTGGATGTGCTGATCGATCAGCATATGACTTGACTGTTCATTCAGTACGAACCAAGCAACCTCTAAGAGTACAACAGAAATTAGATGAACCtaaaaaagttgaaaaatTAGATGTTCAATTCGATGCCAAGAAGTTTGGAATGACTTTCAAGAAGGATGcaactttgatcaaagagaCTCTACTCGGTTTAGAAAAAGACAAATTACAATGTATAAAGGATGAACTCGCCAACGG TAAATCGTCAGTCAAATGTGCTGATGGTAAATCATACGAAATCACACCTGATTTAGTCAAGATTGATCCTATAACCGTTACTGAGCATA TGCGAGAATTCACCCCTAATGTCATTGAACCTTCTTTTGGTATTGGTCGAATTCTCTATTCATTGCTTGAACACTCTTACTGGGCAAGAGAACAAGACAAAGCTCGAGGT GTCCTCTCCCTCCCTTCCATTGTTGCTCCAATGAAATGCCTTATCGTTACTATCTCTCAAGACCCAGAATTGAGAGCTAAGATACACGAAATCT CTcgaaagatgagaaggattgGTATTGCCAGTCGAGTTGATGATTCTTCGGCATCGATCGGTAAGAAATACGCTAGAAATGACGAGCTTGGTACACCTTTTGGATGTACCGTTGATTTCGCAT CCATCAAGAACGATACCATGACGTTACGAGAAAGAGATTCTACCAATCAATTGATCGGTAAGATCGACGATGTCATCGAAGTGGTTGATCAGTTGGTCAAAGGCACGATCGACTGGTCTGGTGCTAGTCAACGATTGGAACCTTATAGCGGTGTCCAAGATGTTGAGGAGTAG